The segment TGGTGCACCCACACTCAAAGAGGCAGTTCGCTATGGGGCTGAAGTTTTTCATACATTAAAAAAACGTTTAAAAGATGCAGGTTATAATACCAATGTTGGTGATGAAGGTGGTTTTGCACCCCAATTTAAAAATGCGGAGCAGGCAATAGAGTTTATTATAGAAGCCATAATAGCATCTGGATATAAACTAGGAGAGCAAATTGCTCTTGGTTTAGATTGTGCATCAACAGAGTTTTATAAAGATGGTTCATATTTTTATAAAGGTGAAGGTAAATGCCGTGGTATTCAAGAGCAGGTGGATTATTTAGCGCAACTTGTTGAAACTTATCCCATTATTTCAATTGAGGATGGGATGGCTGAAGATGATTGGGAAGGGTGGAAGTTACTTACGAATTCGATTGGTAACAAATGTCAGCTTGTTGGCGATGATTTGTTTGTCACAAATTCTGCGCGTTTGCGCGATGGTATCAAAATGGGTGCTGCCAATTCTATTCTTATAAAAGTGAACCAGATTGGTACTTTGAGTGAAACGCTTGATGCTATAGAGACAGCCCATAAAGCAGGCTATCATGCGATCATATCGCATCGCTCAGGTGAGACGGAAGATTCTTTCATTGCAGATCTCGCGGTTGCAACGAATTGTGGGCAGATTAAAACCGGCTCTCTTGCGCGCTCAGATAGATTAGCAAAGTATAATCAGCTCATTCGTATTGAAGAAATGCTAGGAGAACAGGCATGTTATGCGGGTAATATGGAGCGTTGTATGATGAGTTTAAGATTTTAAATTGTGATCTCATTGCAATTATAACATTCATTTTACGGTCAGATATATATGCAACGATTTTATAGGTGCTAAAGATGAGAGGTATAATTATCAATCAAGAACAAGGGGTTTATCTTATCTCCGGTGATGATGGTAAGCGTTATCAATTTGCAACTTTGGATTGGTTAGGAAAAAATCCACCTAGGTTAGGTGATGCCGTTGATTTTGTGTGTGAAGAAGGTAATGCTAAATCTATTTTCCCATTGTTGCAACAAGATTCAGATCCGACAAGACCGATGCTTACACTCATTTGTTGGTTTACTGGCATATTTGGTGTTCATCGCTTTATGATTGGTAAAGTTTGGACTGGCGCTTTAATGCTTATTTTATCTTTATCCATTGTCGGCTTGTTAATTACAGGGATTTGGGCGATTGTTGATTTTATAACTATTGCAGCAGGAAAGTTCAGAGACAAAGATGGGAAACAAATTACACGCTGGTAGAAGTTGTATGGGGTAATATAAGGGTGCAAGAGCAGGCTGTCTATTTTTGTTATGGTAGATATATTCAAAAAAATTACTTCTATGTAAGTATTTTATGATAAAATATTAATGAAAACAATGCGTGGTTGATTAAAAGTATTGAAAAAGATAGTACTATTCTCTATCGTTAGAATAGCAATGTAAAGCGGTTAAAGTGTGATTTGTATCGGCACTTATGTCGGTAGAGAATTCTAGAATATTGGGGGAGTTTTAATCTATTTAAAATATCGCATTTATCACGAAGAATATGGATTGTATTCACGAAGTGAGGCTGATCGGTATAGTATCAAAATAGAAGAAATTTCTTTGTAATAATTTATAATAACATGTGAGTAACGATTTTATAGGTGGTAAAGATGAGAGGTAGAATTATTAGTCAGGATCAACAAGTTTACTTGGTTTTGGGTGATGATGGTAAGCGCTATCAATTCTCAAATTGGGATTGGTTAGGAAAGAATCCACCGCAGGTGGGGGATGCCGTTGATTTTGTGTGTGAAGGGGATACCATTAAATCTGTTGTTCCTCTTTTAGTGCAACAAGTGTCAGAACACTCACAAGTGGTGGCTGGGGTTGTTTGTTGGTTTTTAGGTTTATTAGGAATCCATCGCTTTATAGTTGGTAAAATTGGAACGGGCATTTTAATGCTTGTTCTGTCTTTATCAATGATTGGATTGATTGTGTCTTTAATTTGGAGAACTGTTGATTTTATATTCATTGTAACGGGCAAATTTACTGACAAAAATGGATATAGAATTACAAACTAGTAAACGCCAAGAATTGTAATATAAAAAGAGATCACATAATTTCCTTATAGCGGAGTTATTCAGCATATAATGCACAATTTTTTGTGAGTAGGAATTTGGTAATGGGCTATTAATGAAAATCATGCATAGTTGAGCGAAATATTAAGAGAATTGTGCTATAAAGACTGTGCTATTTTATGTGGACAAAGCAAAAACGCAGATCGGTAAAGGTGCGCTTTGTACTTCCATTGATGACTATGGGAGTTTTAAGCTATTTCAGTTATCATATTTATCATGGTGAGTATGGGTTATATTCACGAAGTGAAGTTAATCAACAGATTGTCGCATTAGAAGAGGAACTTCATAGAGTAAAATCTAAGCGGGTATTTATTGAAAAGCGTATTTCTCTTTTACGCAACGGGCATATCGAAAGAGATATGTTGGATGAGTATATCCGGAAGAATTTAAATTTTTCCAAGCCAAATGAATTAACAATACTCATTCCCTTCAATGATATTAAAAGTTAATGAAACGCGCTTTAATTCAAGAAATATTTTAACATAATCACCTGTGATATTCTCTAAGCTTATTGATAATGCTTGTAACTTTTGTTCGTAAAGGTTATTCCTAGAGAATTACAAAAGGGAGTTTAATATGGCAGAAAGGTCTAAAAAAGGTTCTGCGTCGGTGGTGCATAATGCATTATCAAACACCACCAAGAAAGCGCCATTAGCTATTTTTACAAAAGAAGAAGAGATTGATGCTTATCGTAAGATGCTTTTAATTCGCCGTTTTGAAGAAAAAGCAGGCCAACTTTATGGTATGGGGCTTATTGGTGGTTTTTGTCATCTCTATATTGGACAGGAAGCTATTGTTACTGGAACACTAAAGGCAGCAAAAGAAGGTGATCAGGTTATTACCTCTTACCGTGATCATGGACATATGTTGGCGGTTGGTATGAGTCCGCGTGGTGTTATGGCCGAACTAACGGGGCGTCAAGGCGGATTTTCCAAAGGGAAAGGGGGGTCAATGCATATGTTTTCTAAAGAAAAGAATTTTTATGGTGGGCACGGTATTGTTGGTGCGCAAGTTCCGATTGGCTCTGGTTTAGCATTTTCGAATCAATATCTTGGTAAAGATAATGTAACATTGGTGTATTTTGGTGATGGCGCTGCTAACCAGGGGCAGGTTTACGAAAGTTTTAATATGGCTTCTCTGTGGAAGCTTCCTGTTATTTATATTATTGAAAACAATCAATATGCGATGGGAACATCTGTTGTGCGTGCTTCAGCGGAGACGGATTTTTCTCGTCGTGGTCTTTCTTTTGAAATTCCAGGTATTGTTGTTGATGGTATGGATGTTCGCGCAGTAAAAGGAGCTGCTGATGAAGCAATTTCGTGGACGCGTTCTGGTAAAGGGCCGTTCATTCTTGATATGCAGACCTATCGCTATCGTGGTCACTCGATGTCTGATCCAGCAAAATATCGCTCCAAGGAAGAAGTTCAGAAGGTAAAAGAAGAGCACGATCCAATTGATCAGGTGAAAAAGCGGATTCTAGAAAAAGGTTGGGCGAGTGAAGACGATTTGAAATCTGTCGATAAAGAAGTTCGTGCGATTGTTGCAGATGCAGCAGATTTTGCGCAAAAGGATCAAGAGCCAGATGTTTCTGAGCTCTATACAGATATTTTAGTTTGATGCGAGGGAAGCGAGTATGTCTATTAATATTTTGATGCCTGCGCTTTCTCCAACGATGGAAGAAGGTAAGTTATCTAAATGGCTCAAGAAAGAAGGTGATAAAGTTCGTTCTGGTGATGTAATTGCCGAAATTGAGACCGATAAAGCAATGATGGAAATAGAAGCTGTTGATGAAGGTACACTTGGTAAAATTTGTGTTCGTGAGGGTTCTGAAGGTGTAAAGATTAATACTGTTATTGCGGTATTGTTAGAAGAAGGTGAAAGTGTTGAGGATCTTTCACAGACTGACAGTTCTTTGAATTTGCATCAAAAATCCAAACAAGAATCTCAGTCTCTTCCTTCGGCAGTACCTGCGTCTTCTGCTTTTGAAACGCGTTCTGATTTAGATATTCCAGCGGGGACAACAATGGTTACCATGACAGTGCGTGAAGCGCTTAATCAAGCTATGGCCGAAGAGATGCGGCGTGATGAGATGGTTTTCTTATTGGGAGAAGAAGTCGCACAATATCAAGGTGCTTATAAAGTAAGCCAAGGTTTATTGGAAGAATTTGGAGAACGTCGCGTTATTGATACACCAATTACAGAGCATGGTTTTGCAGGATTAGCAGTTGGTGCTGCTTTTGGAGGGTTGCGTCCTATTGTCGAGTTTATGACATTTAATTTTGCTATGCAGGCAATTGATCAGATTATTAACTCTGCGGCGAAAACCCGTTATATGTCTGGTGGACAAATGACTGCTCCGATGGTTTTTCGTGGACCAAATGGTGCTGCTGCACGTGTTGGTGCCCAGCATTCTCAGTGCTATGCGGCATGGTATGGTCATATACCAGGTCTTAAGGTTGTCATGCCTTATAGTGCGGCGGATGCAAAAGGTTTGCTAAAGGCTGCTATTCGTGATGACAATCCTGTCATTTTCCTTGAAAACGAGATTTTATATGGTCATCAATTTGATGTTCCTCAAATAGATGATTTTGTTTTACCTATTGGTAAGGCACGTATTCATAAATCTGGACAAGATGTTACGATTGTTGCTTGTGGAATTGGAATGCATTATGCTGTTCAAGCATTGCCAGAAATTGAAAAGCTTGGTATCGATGTTGAATTGATTGATTTACGGACCATTCGTCCAATGGATCTTCCAACAATTGTCTCTTCAGTTAAAAAAACCGGTCGTTTGGTAACAATTGAAGAAGGATATCCGCAGTCATCTGTTGGAACTGAAATAGCAACACGTGTTATGCAGCAGGCTTTTGACTATCTTGATGCACCAGTTGCAACAATTTCTGGTAAAGATGTTCCAATGCCTTATGCAGCCAATCTTGAAAAGTTGGCTTTGCCCAACGTTTCTGAAATTGTTGAAGCCGTTAAGGCTGTGACTTATAGAGCGTAACGGAGGAAAGCACGATGCCTATTAAAATTACAATGCCCGCGCTTTCGCCAACGATGGAAGAAGGGAATTTGGCAAAATGGAATGTTAAGGTAGGGGATAAAGTTTCTGCTGGTGATGTTATTGCTGAAATTGAAACAGATAAGGCGACAATGGAAGTAGAGGCTATTGATGAGGGAACGGTTGCTAAGATCGTTGTTCCTGCCGGTACGCAAGGCGTTAAAGTGAATAGTTTAATTGTTGTTTTAGCAGAAGAGGGGGAAGATTTAGCTGAGGCTGCAAAGGTTGCGCAAGAAACGCCTTCTTCTTTTGCGGTTAAAGAGACGGAGGAAATAAAACAGACAGATTCAACGACAGAACAAGTGTCTCATGTATCATCCGTTCCACAAGGCGTACAGCGAGACAAAAAGGATATGCGTCTTTTTTCTTCTCCCTTAGCGCGACGATTGGCATCTCAGAATGGTCTCGATTTATCTCTTATTTCTGGAAGTGGTCCCCATGGGCGTATTATCAAGCGTGATGTAGAACAAGCGATGAAGAGTGGTGCTGTTGAAGCTGCTGGTTCATCACAAATAAGACAACCGATAGGTGCAGGTGCATCTGACGGACAGATATTAAAGCTATTTAAAGAGGATGAATATACATTCACTCCCCATAATAATATGCGTAAAACGATTGCTAAGCGTTTGGTTGAATCAAAGCAGACAGTACCACATTTCTATGTAACGCTCGATTGTGAACTCGATGCGTTATTGGAACTTCGCACGCAATTAAATGCTGCTGCGCCCATGATTAAAACGCAAGAGGGGGCTAAACCCGCTTACAAGCTTTCTGTTAACGATATGATTATTAAAGCTGTGGCACTTTCTTTGAAGGCGGTTCCCGATGCGAATGTCTCTTGGCTTGAAGACGGAATACTTCATCACAAACATTGCGATGTTGGGGTGGCTGTTTCTGTTCCAGATGGGTTAATTACCCCTATTGTTCGCCATGCAGAGGAAAAATCTCTGTCAATTATTTCTCATGAGATGAAGGATTTTGTCAAGCGAGCACGGGAACGTAAGTTAAAAATGGAAGAATACCAAGGGGGGACAACAGCGGTATCAAATATGGGAATGTATGGTGTGAAAAGCTTTTCTGCTATTCTGAACCCGCCACATGCGACGATTTTTGCGATTGGTGCAGGGGAACAACGTGCTGTTGTTAAAAATGGTGCATTAGGGATTGCGACAGTCATGTCAGTTACACTTTCTGCGGATCATCGTGCTGTTGATGGTGCTCTAGCAGCAGAGCTTGTTCAGACTTTTAAGAAGATGATTGAAAATCCATTAGCAATGCTCATTTGAGTTGTTTAAAAATGCTTCACGTCAATTGATGTATAAACATGGTATATTGAGAGAGTGGAAGCGAATTTAAAGAATTTGAAGAGCAATATTGTTGTATTGTTTAAGTGAGCGAAGGTATTTTATGGGAAGCTTTGAAATGAAAGACACAAAAAAACTTTGTCATATTGTTTTTTCATTTTAAACGTAGAAAGTGCCTATCTATTTTATGTGTGTCCATGGAGGGATTACTGTGGCGAGTCTTTATGATGTAATTGTGATTGGATCAGGTCCTGGTGGATATGTAACTGCGATTCGTGCGGCGCAATGCGGTTTTAAGACTGCGATTGTTGAACGTGAACATCTAGGTGGAATTTGTTTAAATTGGGGTTGTATTCCAACAAAGGCGCTTTTGCGTTCAGCAGAAATGAAGCATTTTTCTGAACATGTGAAGGATTATGGTTTAAAGCTTAATGGTACGATTGAAGCAGATATTAAAGATGTTGTGGCACGTTCGCGTGGAGTTTCGGCGCGTTTAAATGCTGGTGTCGGTTTTTTAATGAAAAAAAACAAAATTGACATTATTTGGGGTGAAGCAAAGCTTACTAAGGGGGCTAAAGGAAACCAGCTTGCAGAAATTATAGTTTCCTCATCATCTAAACCGGTTATGCAACCGCAAAATCCAGTCCCTAAAGGAACATTAGGAGAGGGGACTTATCAAGCAAAGCACATCATTATTGCAACTGGAGCACGTCCTCGCTCTCTTCCTAGTATTGAGCCAGACGGGAAGCTTATTTGGACGTATTTTGAAGCGATGATTCCACAAACAATGCCGAAGTCACTTTTGGTCATGGGATCTGGGGCCATTGGCATTGAATTTGCTTCTTTCTATCATGATATGGGAGCGAAGGTTACAGTTGTTGAAATGATGCCTCATATTATGCCAGCTGAAGATGTTGAAATTTCAACCTTTGCTCGTAAACAGTTGGAGAAAAAAGGACTTCGTATTCTTACACAGGCAAAAGTAACCAAGGTTGAAAAAAACTCTGATTCTGTTACTGCACATATTGATGTGAAGGGCAAGACAGAGACCATTACAGCGGATCGACTGATTTCAGCTGTTGGGGTTCAAGGTAATATTGAAAATCTGGGGTTAGAAGCATTAGGTATCAAGACCGATCGTGGGTGCATTGTAACCGATGAATGGAGTTGGACAGGTATAGAGGGTATCTATGCTATTGGTGATGTTGCTGGTCCTCCTATGTTGGCACATAAAGCAGAAGAAGAGGGCGTAATATGCATTGAACATCTTGCCGGTTTGGAGAATGTTCATCCACTTGATAAGAAGAAAATTCCAGGGTGCACATATTGCACACCGCAAGTTGCCTCTGTAGGGCTTTCAGAAGCTGCTGCAAAAGCAGCAGGTTACGATATCCGTATTGGCCGTTATTCCTTTTCAGCAAATGGCAAAGCGATTGCTTTGGGTGAAGATCAAGGATTAGTAAAAACTATTTTTGATAAAAAAACGGGACAGCTTCTTGGTGCACATATGGTAGGAGCAGAGGTCACAGAACTGATTCAAGGTTTTGTCATTGCCATGAATCTTGAAACAACTGAGCAAGAATTGATGCATACTGTCTTTCCACATCCGACATTATCGGAAATGATGAAAGAAAGTGTCTTGGATGCATATGGTCAAGTTTTAAATGCTTGATGACGAGAGTGTATGAAAGATTGTGTATATAATTTTTCATCATCCTTCTATATTGATGGGGCAAAGGCTTAAATGGTTACGGTTGTTGATAGAGTTACGAATAGACGTTTGCGTCATCCTGAAAAAGCACACCGTCCGGATACAAGCATTCAAAAAAAACCGGATTGGATTCGCGTAAAAGCGCCAACATCACAGGTCTATAAAGAAACGCATGGTATTGTGCGTGCTCATAAATTAGTGACCGTCTGTGAAGAAGCAGGATGTCCAAATGTTGGTGAATGTTGGAGCCAGCGGCATGCCAGTTTCATGATTTTAGGTGAAATATGTACGCGTGCTTGTGCGTTTTGCAATGTTGCAACAGGTATTCCCCTTGCCGTTGATGATAATGAGCCGGAACGTGTAGCGGATGCTGTCGCACAGATGGCTCTAAAACATGTTGTCATTACATCAGTGGATCGGGATGATCTTGCCGATGGTGGTGCTGAACATTTTGCAAAAGTTATTTATGCGATTCGTCGAAAAGCGCCCAAGACAACAATTGAAGTTCTTACACCGGATTTTCGCCATAAAGATGGTGCTTTAGAAATTGTTGTTGCTGCTAAGCCTGATGTTTTTAATCATAATTTAGAAACAGTTCCTTCTAAATATTTAAAGGTTCGTCCAGGAGCACGTTATTTTCATTCAGTTCGGCTATTACAACGCGTTAAAGAACTTGATCCAACAATCTTTACAAAATCAGGAATTATGGTTGGTCTTGGGGAAGAGCGAAATGAAATTCTTCAATTAATGGATGATTTGCGTTCTGCTGATGTTGACTTTATGACAATAGGGCAATATTTGCAGCCTACGCGCAAGCATCATCCAGTTATTCGTTTTGTTCCTCCTGAAGAATTTGAGTCTTTTGCTAAAATTGGTAAAGTGAAAGGTTTTTTACATATGGCTTCTAATCCTCTGACGCGTTCATCTCATCATGCGGGTGATGATTTTGCAATTTTACAAAAAGCGCGTGATGAAAAATTTGCTTTACAGAGATAATGATGCCGACTTTTGCCATACAGCGGCAGATTGCCCATAGTGCCAGTGAGATGTTTGATCTTGTTTCAGATATTGAGCGTTATCCTGAGTTTTTACCAATGTGTGAAGGGTTAATAATACGCTCTCGCCAAGAATATGGAGAAAAGATCTTACTTATTGCTGATATGACAGTTGGCTATAAGGTTATCCGAGAAACTTTTACAACCCAAGTTTTTCTTCAGCCAGAAAAAAATCTTATAGAGGTTCAATATATTGATGGCCCATTCAAATATCTTGAAAACCGTTGGGCTTTTCATAATATTGAGAATACCAATGGATGTAGGGTAGAGTTTTTTATTGATTATGAATTTAAAAGCAAAATGCTTGGTTTAGTGATGGGCTCGATGTTTGATATTGCTTTTCATAAGTTTACAGATGCTTTTGAAATGCGTGCGCATCAAATTTATGGATATCCATCAACATAATTTATGAAGTTGATGTTTTTACACGACATCTATCGGAAGTCGCAGACTATCATTGTGATGACATGAAATTGTGAAAATCGGATAGAGAGAATGTTATCCAAGAGATTGCAAGATCATTTTCAAAGCATTTTCCACAGCTGCATAGCGGATAGCTTTACGATCAAGATTTCCAAAATGCATCTCTTTATGCAGGGTTTTATGATTTTTGTAAGCCACAGCAAAATGCACAAGTCCTACAGGTTTATTGAGACATGCTCCTCCTGGTCCAGCAATTCCTGTTACAGAAACGGCAATTCCAGCATGTGAATATTTTAATCCACCCTCAGCCATTGCAAGAGCAACTTCCTTTGAAACAGCACCGTACGTTTTTATAAGTTCAGCACATACACCA is part of the Bartonella machadoae genome and harbors:
- a CDS encoding pyruvate dehydrogenase complex dihydrolipoamide acetyltransferase; this encodes MPIKITMPALSPTMEEGNLAKWNVKVGDKVSAGDVIAEIETDKATMEVEAIDEGTVAKIVVPAGTQGVKVNSLIVVLAEEGEDLAEAAKVAQETPSSFAVKETEEIKQTDSTTEQVSHVSSVPQGVQRDKKDMRLFSSPLARRLASQNGLDLSLISGSGPHGRIIKRDVEQAMKSGAVEAAGSSQIRQPIGAGASDGQILKLFKEDEYTFTPHNNMRKTIAKRLVESKQTVPHFYVTLDCELDALLELRTQLNAAAPMIKTQEGAKPAYKLSVNDMIIKAVALSLKAVPDANVSWLEDGILHHKHCDVGVAVSVPDGLITPIVRHAEEKSLSIISHEMKDFVKRARERKLKMEEYQGGTTAVSNMGMYGVKSFSAILNPPHATIFAIGAGEQRAVVKNGALGIATVMSVTLSADHRAVDGALAAELVQTFKKMIENPLAMLI
- a CDS encoding CinA family protein; protein product: MTDSCEKQARNVLTACRQKSLLLTTVESCTGGLIAANLTNIAGSSDVLDCGFVVYSNEAKTRLVGVCAELIKTYGAVSKEVALAMAEGGLKYSHAGIAVSVTGIAGPGGACLNKPVGLVHFAVAYKNHKTLHKEMHFGNLDRKAIRYAAVENALKMILQSLG
- a CDS encoding type II toxin-antitoxin system RatA family toxin, giving the protein MPTFAIQRQIAHSASEMFDLVSDIERYPEFLPMCEGLIIRSRQEYGEKILLIADMTVGYKVIRETFTTQVFLQPEKNLIEVQYIDGPFKYLENRWAFHNIENTNGCRVEFFIDYEFKSKMLGLVMGSMFDIAFHKFTDAFEMRAHQIYGYPST
- a CDS encoding FtsB family cell division protein, yielding MWTKQKRRSVKVRFVLPLMTMGVLSYFSYHIYHGEYGLYSRSEVNQQIVALEEELHRVKSKRVFIEKRISLLRNGHIERDMLDEYIRKNLNFSKPNELTILIPFNDIKS
- a CDS encoding TM2 domain-containing protein, producing the protein MRGIIINQEQGVYLISGDDGKRYQFATLDWLGKNPPRLGDAVDFVCEEGNAKSIFPLLQQDSDPTRPMLTLICWFTGIFGVHRFMIGKVWTGALMLILSLSIVGLLITGIWAIVDFITIAAGKFRDKDGKQITRW
- a CDS encoding pyruvate dehydrogenase complex E1 component subunit beta, with product MSINILMPALSPTMEEGKLSKWLKKEGDKVRSGDVIAEIETDKAMMEIEAVDEGTLGKICVREGSEGVKINTVIAVLLEEGESVEDLSQTDSSLNLHQKSKQESQSLPSAVPASSAFETRSDLDIPAGTTMVTMTVREALNQAMAEEMRRDEMVFLLGEEVAQYQGAYKVSQGLLEEFGERRVIDTPITEHGFAGLAVGAAFGGLRPIVEFMTFNFAMQAIDQIINSAAKTRYMSGGQMTAPMVFRGPNGAAARVGAQHSQCYAAWYGHIPGLKVVMPYSAADAKGLLKAAIRDDNPVIFLENEILYGHQFDVPQIDDFVLPIGKARIHKSGQDVTIVACGIGMHYAVQALPEIEKLGIDVELIDLRTIRPMDLPTIVSSVKKTGRLVTIEEGYPQSSVGTEIATRVMQQAFDYLDAPVATISGKDVPMPYAANLEKLALPNVSEIVEAVKAVTYRA
- the pdhA gene encoding pyruvate dehydrogenase (acetyl-transferring) E1 component subunit alpha translates to MAERSKKGSASVVHNALSNTTKKAPLAIFTKEEEIDAYRKMLLIRRFEEKAGQLYGMGLIGGFCHLYIGQEAIVTGTLKAAKEGDQVITSYRDHGHMLAVGMSPRGVMAELTGRQGGFSKGKGGSMHMFSKEKNFYGGHGIVGAQVPIGSGLAFSNQYLGKDNVTLVYFGDGAANQGQVYESFNMASLWKLPVIYIIENNQYAMGTSVVRASAETDFSRRGLSFEIPGIVVDGMDVRAVKGAADEAISWTRSGKGPFILDMQTYRYRGHSMSDPAKYRSKEEVQKVKEEHDPIDQVKKRILEKGWASEDDLKSVDKEVRAIVADAADFAQKDQEPDVSELYTDILV
- the eno gene encoding phosphopyruvate hydratase, which produces MTIIVDIIGREVLDSRGNPTVEVDVHLENGAFGRALVPSGASTGAHEAIELRDGGVRYQGKGVEKAVAAVNGEILEELGGRDARNQIAIDQAMIALDGTPNKARLGANAILGVSLAVAKAAAESLNLPLYRYIGGTQAHILPTPMMNIINGGVHADNPIDFQEFMIIPVGAPTLKEAVRYGAEVFHTLKKRLKDAGYNTNVGDEGGFAPQFKNAEQAIEFIIEAIIASGYKLGEQIALGLDCASTEFYKDGSYFYKGEGKCRGIQEQVDYLAQLVETYPIISIEDGMAEDDWEGWKLLTNSIGNKCQLVGDDLFVTNSARLRDGIKMGAANSILIKVNQIGTLSETLDAIETAHKAGYHAIISHRSGETEDSFIADLAVATNCGQIKTGSLARSDRLAKYNQLIRIEEMLGEQACYAGNMERCMMSLRF
- the lipA gene encoding lipoyl synthase, which gives rise to MVTVVDRVTNRRLRHPEKAHRPDTSIQKKPDWIRVKAPTSQVYKETHGIVRAHKLVTVCEEAGCPNVGECWSQRHASFMILGEICTRACAFCNVATGIPLAVDDNEPERVADAVAQMALKHVVITSVDRDDLADGGAEHFAKVIYAIRRKAPKTTIEVLTPDFRHKDGALEIVVAAKPDVFNHNLETVPSKYLKVRPGARYFHSVRLLQRVKELDPTIFTKSGIMVGLGEERNEILQLMDDLRSADVDFMTIGQYLQPTRKHHPVIRFVPPEEFESFAKIGKVKGFLHMASNPLTRSSHHAGDDFAILQKARDEKFALQR
- the lpdA gene encoding dihydrolipoyl dehydrogenase, with translation MASLYDVIVIGSGPGGYVTAIRAAQCGFKTAIVEREHLGGICLNWGCIPTKALLRSAEMKHFSEHVKDYGLKLNGTIEADIKDVVARSRGVSARLNAGVGFLMKKNKIDIIWGEAKLTKGAKGNQLAEIIVSSSSKPVMQPQNPVPKGTLGEGTYQAKHIIIATGARPRSLPSIEPDGKLIWTYFEAMIPQTMPKSLLVMGSGAIGIEFASFYHDMGAKVTVVEMMPHIMPAEDVEISTFARKQLEKKGLRILTQAKVTKVEKNSDSVTAHIDVKGKTETITADRLISAVGVQGNIENLGLEALGIKTDRGCIVTDEWSWTGIEGIYAIGDVAGPPMLAHKAEEEGVICIEHLAGLENVHPLDKKKIPGCTYCTPQVASVGLSEAAAKAAGYDIRIGRYSFSANGKAIALGEDQGLVKTIFDKKTGQLLGAHMVGAEVTELIQGFVIAMNLETTEQELMHTVFPHPTLSEMMKESVLDAYGQVLNA
- a CDS encoding TM2 domain-containing protein; this encodes MRGRIISQDQQVYLVLGDDGKRYQFSNWDWLGKNPPQVGDAVDFVCEGDTIKSVVPLLVQQVSEHSQVVAGVVCWFLGLLGIHRFIVGKIGTGILMLVLSLSMIGLIVSLIWRTVDFIFIVTGKFTDKNGYRITN